One genomic segment of Nonomuraea coxensis DSM 45129 includes these proteins:
- a CDS encoding M20 metallopeptidase family protein, with protein MSFMESARDMRDELVQLRHSLHTTPELGLHLPRTQEKVLAALDGLPLEIRTGTALSSVTAVLRGGRPGPAVLLRGDMDALPVTERNDLPFVSRLPGQMHACGHDLHTAMLAGAAHLLSARREELAGDVIFMFQPGEEGHEGAKYMIEEGVLDAAGERPVAAYGMHVVSSMLPNGLFASRPGPIMAAADVFCVTVKGRGGHGSSPHRALDPIQAGCEMVTALQTMVTRTFDVFDPVVVTVGSFHGGSADNVIPDEARFEATVRTFSKENRALIKRRLVELVEGIAAAHGMTAETSFGMGYPVTVNDGDEAGFVGRTADELFGPGRYFVSPQPVMGSEDFSYVLERVPGAFVFLGACPPGMDPATAPYNHSPEARFDDAVLPDGAALYATLAAARLDAA; from the coding sequence ATGTCGTTCATGGAATCCGCACGGGACATGCGGGACGAACTCGTACAGCTCAGGCACTCCCTGCACACCACGCCGGAGCTCGGCCTCCACCTCCCCCGCACCCAGGAGAAGGTGCTGGCGGCGCTGGACGGGCTGCCGCTGGAGATCAGGACCGGCACGGCGCTCAGCTCGGTGACGGCCGTGCTGCGCGGCGGCAGGCCGGGCCCCGCGGTGCTGCTGCGGGGCGACATGGACGCGCTGCCGGTGACGGAGAGGAACGACCTGCCGTTCGTCTCCCGGCTGCCCGGCCAGATGCACGCCTGCGGCCACGACCTGCACACGGCGATGCTGGCGGGCGCGGCGCACCTGCTGAGCGCGCGGCGCGAGGAGCTGGCCGGCGACGTGATCTTCATGTTCCAGCCGGGCGAGGAGGGCCACGAGGGCGCCAAGTACATGATCGAGGAGGGCGTGCTCGACGCGGCGGGCGAGCGGCCGGTGGCCGCGTACGGGATGCACGTGGTGTCGTCGATGCTGCCGAACGGGCTGTTCGCCTCCCGGCCGGGGCCGATCATGGCGGCCGCGGACGTGTTCTGCGTGACGGTCAAGGGCCGCGGCGGTCACGGGTCGAGCCCGCACCGGGCGCTGGACCCGATCCAGGCGGGCTGCGAGATGGTGACGGCGCTGCAGACGATGGTGACGCGGACGTTCGACGTGTTCGACCCGGTGGTGGTGACGGTGGGCAGCTTCCACGGCGGCTCGGCCGACAACGTCATCCCCGACGAGGCCCGCTTCGAGGCGACGGTGCGCACGTTCAGCAAGGAGAACCGGGCGCTCATCAAGCGGCGGCTGGTGGAGCTGGTCGAGGGCATCGCGGCGGCGCACGGGATGACGGCCGAGACGTCGTTCGGGATGGGCTACCCGGTGACGGTCAACGACGGGGACGAGGCCGGGTTCGTGGGCAGGACGGCCGACGAGCTGTTCGGTCCCGGTCGCTACTTCGTCTCCCCGCAGCCGGTGATGGGGTCGGAGGACTTCTCGTACGTGCTGGAGCGGGTGCCGGGGGCGTTCGTGTTCCTGGGGGCGTGCCCGCCGGGGATGGACCCGGCCACCGCCCCCTACAACCACTCCCCCGAGGCGCGGTTCGACGACGCGGTGCTCCCCGACGGGGCCGCGCTCTACGCCACCCTCGCGGCGGCGCGGCTCGACGCCGCCTGA
- a CDS encoding HAD-IIA family hydrolase encodes MTQRKRIDSWLSDMDGVLVHEGRPVPGAAEFIKRLSESGKKFRVLTNNSIYTQRDLSVRLAGAGLTVPAESIWTSALATAQFLDDQRPGGSAYVIGEAGLTTALHEVGYVLTDLDPDYVVLGETRTYSFTQITRAIRLVENGARFIATNPDPVGPSTEGSLPACGAVAALITKATGVAPYFVGKPNPRMMRSALNDIEAHSETTAMIGDRMDTDIVSGMEAGLYTILVLTGVMQRDQIDRYPYRPSLIVDSVADLIDLI; translated from the coding sequence GTGACTCAGCGTAAGCGGATCGACTCCTGGCTCTCCGACATGGACGGCGTCCTCGTCCACGAGGGACGGCCGGTCCCCGGGGCCGCCGAATTCATCAAGCGGCTCAGCGAATCCGGCAAGAAGTTCCGGGTGCTCACCAACAACTCGATCTACACGCAGCGCGACCTGTCCGTACGCCTGGCCGGCGCCGGGCTGACCGTGCCCGCCGAGTCCATCTGGACCTCCGCCCTCGCCACCGCCCAGTTCCTCGACGACCAGCGGCCGGGCGGGTCGGCGTACGTCATCGGCGAGGCCGGGCTCACCACCGCCCTGCACGAGGTCGGCTACGTCCTCACCGACCTCGACCCCGACTACGTCGTGCTCGGCGAGACCCGCACCTACAGCTTCACCCAGATCACCCGCGCCATCCGGCTCGTCGAGAACGGCGCCCGCTTCATCGCCACCAACCCCGACCCCGTCGGGCCGTCCACCGAGGGCTCGCTCCCGGCCTGCGGCGCCGTCGCCGCCCTCATCACCAAGGCCACCGGCGTCGCCCCCTACTTCGTCGGCAAGCCCAACCCCCGCATGATGCGCAGCGCGCTCAACGACATCGAGGCCCACAGCGAGACCACCGCGATGATCGGCGACCGCATGGACACCGACATCGTCTCCGGCATGGAGGCCGGCCTCTACACGATCCTCGTCCTCACCGGCGTCATGCAGCGCGACCAGATCGACCGCTACCCCTACCGGCCCTCCCTCATCGTCGACTCGGTCGCCGACCTCATCGACCTCATCTGA
- a CDS encoding coiled-coil domain-containing protein, which translates to MEFEIDGLKRRVGDIEKFLKTGGIVTDHTKELDRHLKLFERVDTRTEKMQKDITHLRTDVTTMQGDITHLRTDVTTMQGDITHLRTDVTTMQGDITHLRTDVTTMQGDITHLQADVAHLQVDVTTMQGDITEIKGEVSELRTTVTRLDTRVTDLDSKVTDLDSKVTDLDSKVTDLDSKVTDLDSKVTDLDSKVTKLDSKVTDLDSKVTDLDSKVTDLDSKVTDLDSKVTKLDSKVDLILEKLSA; encoded by the coding sequence ATGGAATTCGAGATCGACGGCCTGAAGCGCCGGGTGGGCGACATCGAGAAGTTCCTGAAAACGGGAGGCATCGTGACCGACCACACCAAGGAACTCGACCGACACCTCAAGCTCTTCGAACGCGTCGACACCCGCACCGAGAAGATGCAGAAGGACATCACGCATCTCCGTACGGACGTCACGACGATGCAGGGTGACATCACGCATCTCCGTACGGACGTCACGACGATGCAGGGTGACATCACGCATCTCCGTACGGACGTCACGACGATGCAGGGTGACATCACGCATCTCCGTACGGACGTCACGACGATGCAGGGCGACATCACGCACCTTCAGGCTGACGTCGCCCACCTCCAGGTCGATGTCACGACCATGCAGGGCGACATCACTGAGATCAAGGGTGAGGTGTCCGAGCTGCGGACCACCGTCACGCGGCTTGATACGAGGGTCACCGATCTGGACTCGAAGGTCACCGATCTGGACTCGAAGGTCACCGATCTGGACTCGAAGGTCACCGATCTGGACTCGAAGGTCACCGATCTGGACTCGAAGGTCACCGATCTGGACTCGAAGGTCACGAAGCTGGACTCGAAGGTCACTGACCTGGACTCCAAGGTCACGGATCTGGACTCGAAGGTCACGGATCTGGACTCCAAGGTCACGGATCTGGACTCGAAGGTCACGAAGCTGGACTCCAAGGTGGATCTGATCCTTGAGAAGCTGAGCGCCTGA
- a CDS encoding acyl-ACP desaturase, whose translation MTQTELLHELEPVVAGELDRHEKMAKEWFPHEYIPWSEGRDFDGVYGGEAWQESDSKIPEAARVSLIVNLLTEDNLPSYHHEIATTFGRDGAWGTWVHRWTAEEDRHGTAIRDYLTVTRAVDPVALERARMHHMEQGFTTEYGTMLQQLAYVSFQELATRIAHRNTGRASGDEGCERLLARIAADENLHMLFYRNLLKAAFELDPGQTMRAVTDVVTTFQMPGQGMEGFTRKALIIANEGIYDLRLHLDDVLMPVLRQWAVFDKTGLGPEGEAARDELAAFLTRAEATAARFVERREERRARAAARLG comes from the coding sequence ATGACTCAGACGGAGCTGCTGCACGAGCTCGAGCCCGTGGTCGCCGGTGAGCTGGACCGCCACGAGAAGATGGCCAAGGAGTGGTTCCCGCACGAGTACATCCCGTGGAGCGAAGGCCGCGACTTCGACGGCGTCTACGGGGGCGAGGCGTGGCAGGAGAGCGACTCCAAGATCCCCGAGGCGGCCCGCGTCTCCCTCATCGTCAACCTCCTGACCGAGGACAACCTGCCCAGCTACCACCACGAGATCGCCACCACGTTCGGCCGCGACGGCGCGTGGGGCACCTGGGTGCACCGCTGGACGGCCGAGGAGGACCGGCACGGCACCGCCATCCGCGACTACCTCACCGTGACCCGCGCGGTCGACCCCGTCGCGCTGGAGCGGGCCCGCATGCACCACATGGAGCAGGGCTTCACCACCGAATACGGCACCATGCTCCAGCAGCTCGCCTACGTCTCCTTCCAGGAGCTCGCGACCCGCATCGCGCACCGCAACACCGGCAGGGCCTCCGGCGACGAGGGCTGTGAGCGCCTGCTCGCCCGCATCGCCGCCGACGAGAACCTCCACATGCTCTTCTACCGCAACCTGCTCAAGGCGGCCTTCGAGCTCGACCCGGGCCAGACCATGCGCGCGGTGACCGACGTCGTCACGACGTTCCAGATGCCCGGCCAGGGCATGGAGGGCTTCACCCGCAAGGCCCTGATCATCGCCAACGAGGGCATCTACGACCTGCGCCTCCACCTCGACGACGTGCTCATGCCGGTGCTGCGGCAGTGGGCGGTGTTCGACAAGACCGGGCTCGGCCCCGAGGGCGAGGCGGCCCGCGACGAGCTGGCCGCGTTCCTGACCAGGGCCGAGGCGACGGCCGCCAGGTTCGTCGAGCGCCGTGAGGAGCGCCGCGCCCGCGCCGCCGCCCGCCTCGGCTGA
- a CDS encoding ABC1 kinase family protein: MDVLAQLLIALFALLTIVLLAMAAQRLLGVRFGTVRTLVAALAAFLLAQPVLGPLLTALDIPADGQLPDAGALGVLLLATMAMVLIPMVLLVLAEALVPPGSLPGPVELLRSLRGRVSRARRYSQITRIAIKHGLGPYLRGRGERLEDRTGKVRLARSLREALDEGGVTFVKLGQVLSTRRDLLPAEFVEELGRLQDQVVPAPWAQVEPVLVAELGAPVEEVFAAFDRTPLAAASIGQVHAARLPGGEDVVVKVRRPGIGAVVAQDLDIVRRLAATLESRTRWGRSLGLRDLAEGFAAAIREELDFRVEAANMAAVSAPPQPGGAEGGPRVRYPAPMAALCTEQVLVMRRLSGRPVTEAAPEDGPRLARDLLDCLLRQILVDGVFHADPHPGNLMLLDDGALGLLDFGSVGRLDAAVRSALQRFLLAMDRQDPLGVTDALLEVVPRPEDIDEAALERALGQFMARHLGPGMDSVQMFTDLFRIVAAYGLSVPPEVAAVFRALATLEGTLVRLSPGFDLIGEARAFAGRHIAERAEPAAVRETLTQELAALLPMLRRLPRRVERIASAAEHGRLAFNVRLLADERDRRYVTGLLHQVLLTVLGATAGVMGVMLLGTDGGPQIIPGASLFHLIGYNLLMISAILTLRVLAPIFRRHPGTEE; the protein is encoded by the coding sequence ATGGACGTCCTGGCCCAGTTGCTCATCGCCCTGTTCGCGTTACTGACGATCGTCCTGCTCGCCATGGCGGCGCAGCGGCTGCTGGGCGTCAGGTTCGGCACGGTCCGCACGCTGGTGGCCGCGCTGGCCGCGTTCCTGCTGGCGCAGCCGGTGCTCGGGCCGCTGCTGACGGCGCTGGACATCCCGGCCGACGGGCAGCTGCCGGACGCGGGCGCGCTGGGCGTCCTGCTGCTCGCCACGATGGCCATGGTGCTCATCCCCATGGTGCTGCTGGTGCTGGCCGAGGCGCTGGTCCCGCCCGGCTCGCTGCCGGGGCCCGTGGAGCTGCTGCGCTCGCTGCGGGGACGGGTCTCGCGGGCCCGCCGCTACTCGCAGATCACCCGCATCGCGATCAAGCACGGCCTCGGCCCCTACCTGCGCGGCCGGGGCGAGCGGCTGGAGGACCGCACCGGCAAGGTGCGCCTGGCCAGGTCGCTGCGGGAGGCGCTGGACGAGGGCGGCGTGACGTTCGTCAAGCTCGGCCAGGTGCTGTCCACGCGGCGTGACCTGCTGCCCGCCGAGTTCGTCGAGGAGCTGGGGCGGCTGCAGGACCAGGTGGTCCCCGCGCCGTGGGCGCAGGTGGAGCCGGTGCTGGTGGCGGAGCTGGGCGCGCCGGTGGAGGAGGTCTTCGCCGCCTTCGACCGTACGCCGCTGGCCGCCGCCTCGATCGGGCAGGTCCACGCCGCCCGGCTGCCCGGCGGCGAGGACGTCGTCGTCAAGGTACGCAGGCCCGGCATCGGCGCCGTGGTGGCCCAGGACCTCGACATCGTCAGGAGGCTCGCGGCCACCCTGGAGTCCCGTACCCGATGGGGGCGGTCGCTGGGGCTGCGCGACCTCGCGGAGGGGTTCGCGGCGGCCATCCGCGAGGAGCTGGACTTCCGCGTGGAGGCCGCGAACATGGCCGCCGTCAGCGCGCCGCCGCAGCCCGGCGGCGCGGAGGGCGGCCCGCGCGTCCGGTACCCGGCGCCGATGGCCGCGCTCTGCACCGAGCAGGTGCTGGTCATGCGGCGGCTGTCCGGGCGGCCGGTCACCGAGGCCGCGCCCGAGGACGGCCCGCGCCTGGCCCGCGACCTGCTCGACTGCCTGCTCCGTCAGATCCTCGTGGACGGGGTCTTCCACGCCGACCCGCACCCTGGCAACCTCATGCTGCTCGACGACGGCGCCCTGGGCCTGCTCGACTTCGGCTCGGTCGGCCGTCTGGACGCCGCGGTCCGCTCCGCCCTGCAACGCTTCCTGCTCGCCATGGACCGGCAGGACCCGCTCGGCGTCACCGACGCCCTGCTGGAGGTGGTGCCCCGCCCCGAGGACATCGACGAGGCCGCGCTGGAACGCGCGCTCGGCCAGTTCATGGCCCGCCACCTGGGGCCCGGCATGGACAGCGTCCAGATGTTCACCGACCTGTTCAGGATCGTCGCGGCGTACGGGCTGTCGGTGCCGCCGGAGGTGGCGGCCGTCTTCCGGGCGCTGGCCACGCTGGAGGGCACGCTGGTGCGGCTGTCGCCCGGCTTCGACCTCATCGGCGAGGCCCGCGCGTTCGCCGGCCGCCACATCGCCGAGCGGGCCGAGCCGGCCGCGGTGAGGGAGACGCTCACGCAGGAGCTGGCCGCGCTGCTGCCGATGCTGCGCCGCCTCCCGCGCCGGGTCGAGCGCATCGCCAGCGCCGCCGAGCACGGCCGGCTGGCGTTCAATGTGCGGCTGCTGGCTGACGAGCGCGACCGCCGCTACGTGACCGGGCTGCTGCACCAGGTGCTGCTGACGGTGCTCGGCGCCACGGCGGGCGTCATGGGGGTCATGCTGCTCGGCACCGACGGGGGGCCGCAGATCATCCCGGGGGCGTCGCTGTTCCACCTCATCGGCTACAACCTGCTGATGATCTCGGCGATCCTCACGCTGCGGGTGCTCGCGCCGATCTTCCGGCGGCATCCGGGAACCGAGGAATAA
- a CDS encoding NADPH-dependent FMN reductase: MKIIGIAAGLHTGSFVNRLLGAAGGELPEGVDFEVWSGLGEMPPYEPGPVPAPVRELTRMILAADAVVVTAPEHSLLPDELIDTLDWLSARGVLAGRLVAVMSASARACGAMWAQAELFKRLQSAGAVVTGAELVILPGCRHFDEDGRLADPVLRQQVRDVIGGLCPAELMERSRLNEVMEPALDLRGEPALDLRGVALGALDAEAREPVLSR; encoded by the coding sequence GTGAAAATCATCGGAATCGCCGCCGGCCTGCACACCGGATCGTTCGTCAACAGGTTGCTGGGGGCGGCGGGCGGTGAGCTGCCCGAGGGTGTCGACTTCGAGGTGTGGTCCGGGTTGGGGGAGATGCCGCCGTACGAGCCGGGGCCGGTGCCCGCACCCGTGCGGGAGCTCACCCGGATGATCCTGGCGGCGGACGCGGTGGTCGTGACGGCGCCCGAGCACAGCCTGCTGCCGGACGAGCTGATCGACACCCTCGACTGGCTGTCGGCGCGCGGGGTGCTGGCGGGCAGGCTGGTCGCGGTGATGAGCGCGAGCGCGCGGGCGTGCGGGGCGATGTGGGCGCAGGCGGAGCTGTTCAAGAGGCTGCAGAGCGCGGGGGCGGTGGTGACGGGCGCCGAGCTGGTGATCCTGCCCGGCTGCCGGCACTTCGACGAGGACGGCCGCCTGGCCGACCCCGTTCTGCGCCAGCAGGTACGTGACGTGATCGGTGGTCTGTGCCCGGCCGAGCTGATGGAGCGGTCCCGCCTGAACGAGGTCATGGAGCCGGCCCTCGACCTGCGCGGTGAGCCCGCCCTCGACCTGCGCGGGGTGGCGCTGGGGGCGCTGGACGCGGAGGCGCGCGAGCCGGTCCTCTCCCGCTGA
- the arfB gene encoding alternative ribosome rescue aminoacyl-tRNA hydrolase ArfB, producing MPGPLVVNDAVVIPDAELVWRFSRSSGPGGQGVNTTDSRVELTFDVAASTALPPALKQRALDRLGSATVTIAASEYRSQLRNREAATQRLAQRLREAIAPPPKRRRPTKPSRGSVERRIAAKKQRSDVKRLRRSP from the coding sequence ATGCCCGGCCCGCTGGTCGTCAACGACGCCGTCGTCATCCCCGACGCCGAGCTCGTCTGGCGCTTCTCGCGTTCGTCGGGGCCGGGTGGCCAGGGCGTCAACACCACCGACAGCCGGGTGGAGCTGACCTTCGACGTGGCGGCGAGCACCGCGCTGCCACCCGCGCTCAAGCAGCGGGCGCTCGACCGGCTGGGGTCGGCCACCGTCACGATCGCCGCCTCCGAGTACCGTTCGCAGCTCAGGAACCGGGAGGCCGCCACGCAACGGCTGGCCCAGCGGCTGCGCGAGGCCATCGCCCCGCCGCCGAAGCGGCGGCGGCCCACCAAGCCCAGCCGGGGCTCGGTCGAGCGGCGCATCGCCGCCAAGAAGCAGCGCTCCGACGTCAAACGGCTGCGCCGCAGCCCCTGA
- a CDS encoding helix-turn-helix domain-containing protein has protein sequence MAPRHSSRDEVGAFAQQVVDEITWYMREHKISRADLAAAMGVSAGRVSQILSGDENLTLRTLGAVTDALGARLEFTLGDAEGAADAFPDT, from the coding sequence ATGGCCCCACGCCACAGCAGCCGCGACGAGGTGGGCGCCTTCGCCCAGCAGGTCGTCGACGAGATCACGTGGTACATGCGCGAGCACAAGATCTCCCGAGCGGACCTCGCGGCGGCGATGGGCGTGTCCGCGGGACGGGTGAGCCAGATCCTGTCCGGCGACGAGAACCTCACGCTCCGCACCCTCGGGGCCGTGACCGACGCGCTGGGGGCGCGCCTGGAGTTCACGCTGGGCGACGCCGAGGGCGCGGCCGACGCCTTCCCCGACACGTGA
- a CDS encoding alpha/beta hydrolase — protein sequence MAVIVGVHGIGKYDYFQEAGSAAGAAEAMRLKWNRYLHAALGGKGAGHYFSEIAYFSHLLHDGGARARSLSAMDASAQQVLVEWARNRGLGEQLTGALKSFTGWLLTRLDTRSAAFAELFAPEVAAYLTDAAKRERCRLAVAEAVRRNRPKVVIAHSLGSVVAYEALWADPGLRIELLITLGSPLGMRNVVFERLLPAPINGRGERPPGVARWVNIADKDDIAAIPPGLGGCFTGVDVEELVNLDWIDFHTAEKYLGCPALDPHLRPFLA from the coding sequence GTGGCGGTCATCGTCGGCGTGCACGGCATCGGCAAGTACGACTACTTCCAGGAGGCGGGCTCGGCCGCCGGAGCGGCGGAGGCCATGCGGCTCAAATGGAACCGCTACCTGCACGCGGCCCTCGGCGGCAAGGGGGCGGGACACTACTTCAGCGAGATCGCGTACTTCTCCCACCTGCTCCACGACGGCGGGGCGCGAGCGCGCTCCCTGTCCGCCATGGACGCCTCCGCCCAGCAGGTCCTGGTGGAATGGGCGCGCAACCGAGGGCTGGGCGAGCAGCTCACGGGCGCGCTCAAGTCGTTCACCGGATGGCTGCTCACCAGGCTCGACACCCGGTCGGCCGCGTTCGCCGAGCTCTTCGCGCCCGAGGTGGCGGCCTACCTCACCGACGCGGCCAAGCGCGAGCGGTGCCGCCTGGCCGTGGCCGAGGCGGTCCGCCGCAACCGTCCCAAAGTGGTCATCGCGCACTCGCTCGGGAGCGTCGTCGCGTACGAGGCCCTCTGGGCCGACCCCGGCCTGCGGATCGAGCTGCTGATCACCCTCGGCAGCCCGCTCGGCATGCGCAACGTCGTCTTCGAACGCCTGCTGCCCGCCCCCATCAACGGCCGCGGCGAGCGGCCGCCCGGCGTCGCCCGCTGGGTGAACATCGCCGACAAGGACGACATCGCCGCCATCCCGCCCGGCCTGGGCGGCTGCTTCACCGGCGTGGACGTCGAGGAACTGGTCAACCTCGACTGGATCGACTTCCACACGGCCGAGAAATACCTGGGCTGCCCCGCGCTCGACCCGCATCTGCGACCATTCCTCGCATGA
- a CDS encoding HAD family hydrolase: MTWIVFDYGGVLSLPQPESDALEMARAMGAEPEAFLTGYWRHRLDFDRAGLTPHAYWAAVLGRSVTHSEVARLVAMDLAGWAHPDEGTVALLGELLADGRDVALLSNAPVCLSDGLDELPWIAAIGRRFYSGRMGLVKPDRKIYDEVARELDADPADVVFIDDRPENVEGAERAGMTGLLFTGSADLRAGLRGVLAA, from the coding sequence ATGACCTGGATCGTGTTCGACTACGGCGGCGTGCTGTCGCTGCCCCAGCCCGAGTCCGACGCGCTGGAGATGGCCCGCGCGATGGGCGCCGAGCCCGAGGCGTTCCTGACCGGCTACTGGCGGCACCGGCTGGACTTCGACCGGGCCGGCCTGACCCCGCACGCCTACTGGGCGGCCGTGCTCGGCCGGTCCGTCACCCACAGTGAGGTCGCCCGCCTGGTCGCCATGGACCTCGCCGGCTGGGCCCACCCCGACGAGGGCACCGTCGCGCTGCTCGGCGAGCTGCTGGCCGACGGCCGCGACGTGGCGCTGCTGTCCAACGCGCCCGTCTGCCTCAGCGACGGCCTGGACGAGCTGCCGTGGATCGCCGCCATCGGACGCCGGTTCTACAGCGGCAGGATGGGCCTGGTGAAACCGGACAGGAAGATCTACGACGAGGTGGCCCGCGAGCTCGACGCCGACCCGGCGGACGTCGTCTTCATCGACGACCGCCCCGAGAACGTCGAGGGCGCCGAACGCGCGGGCATGACCGGCCTGCTCTTCACCGGCTCCGCCGATCTCCGCGCCGGCCTGCGGGGCGTCCTGGCCGCCTGA
- a CDS encoding alkaline phosphatase D family protein, translating to MDRRAFLTAAAAGLVTSPAWAAPASATPSRTSRTSRTSRTSRTLRSDPFTLGVASGDPSADGFVLWTRLAAEPLGGDGRGGMPSRDVEVDWQVAADERFSRIVRSGTATARARDAHSVHVELSGLEPGREYFYRFRCAGRLSPAGRTRTTPTGGTTPLTFAVAACAHYEHGYYTAYRRLAEQEPDLVVFLGDYMYEYGPSGYTALAGRVRTHTPGKCRTLADYRLRHAQYKSDPDLRRAHAAAPWLVAFDDHEVENNWAGEVSSTGAAGFAARRAQAFRAYYENMPLRRASLRGTSLRVNRRVSWGTLARFHLLDTRQFRDDQACLDGVRAGCDERLSGGRTLLGGGQWRWLEDGLHGSTARWNLLGQQIMMAQRDFRTGPGREVNLDSWDGYAAERTRLLGTLSRTSNPVVLTGDAHMHHLAELKPDFDDPDSPVVARELVTSSIASDGDGYRDREWISAALRENPHFSYIDQRRGYLMARLTGDELSVDFRTLDRVSRRGAPARTSHRLTLPAGSLNAR from the coding sequence GTGGACCGCAGAGCCTTCCTGACCGCGGCGGCGGCCGGCCTCGTCACCTCACCGGCGTGGGCCGCCCCCGCCTCGGCCACCCCGTCCAGAACCTCCAGAACCTCCAGAACCTCCAGAACCTCCAGAACCCTTCGCTCCGACCCGTTCACCCTCGGCGTGGCCTCCGGCGACCCCTCGGCCGACGGCTTCGTGCTGTGGACCCGGCTCGCCGCCGAACCGCTCGGCGGCGACGGCCGCGGCGGCATGCCCTCCCGCGACGTCGAGGTGGACTGGCAGGTCGCGGCCGACGAACGTTTCTCCAGGATCGTCCGGTCGGGCACCGCCACCGCCCGCGCCCGCGACGCCCACAGCGTGCACGTCGAGCTGTCCGGCCTGGAGCCGGGCCGCGAGTACTTCTACCGCTTCCGCTGCGCGGGCCGGCTGTCCCCGGCCGGCCGCACCCGTACCACGCCGACCGGCGGGACGACGCCGCTCACGTTCGCCGTCGCCGCGTGCGCCCACTACGAGCACGGCTACTACACCGCCTACCGCCGCCTCGCCGAGCAGGAGCCCGACCTCGTCGTGTTCCTCGGCGACTACATGTACGAGTACGGCCCCAGCGGCTACACCGCCCTGGCCGGCCGCGTCCGTACCCACACGCCCGGCAAGTGCCGCACCCTGGCCGACTACCGGCTCCGCCACGCCCAGTACAAGAGCGACCCTGACCTGCGGCGGGCGCACGCGGCCGCGCCGTGGCTGGTCGCCTTCGACGACCACGAGGTGGAGAACAACTGGGCCGGCGAGGTCTCCAGCACCGGCGCGGCCGGCTTCGCCGCCCGCCGGGCGCAGGCGTTCCGCGCCTACTACGAGAACATGCCGCTGCGCCGCGCCAGCCTCCGCGGCACCTCGCTGCGGGTGAACCGGCGCGTCTCCTGGGGCACGCTGGCCCGCTTCCACCTGCTCGACACCCGGCAGTTCCGCGACGACCAGGCATGCCTGGACGGCGTACGGGCGGGCTGCGACGAGCGGCTGTCCGGCGGGCGCACCCTGCTCGGCGGCGGCCAGTGGCGCTGGCTGGAGGACGGGCTGCACGGCTCCACGGCCCGCTGGAACCTGCTCGGCCAGCAGATCATGATGGCCCAGCGCGACTTCAGGACCGGCCCCGGCCGTGAGGTCAACCTGGACTCCTGGGACGGGTACGCCGCCGAGCGCACCCGCCTCCTCGGCACGCTGTCCCGTACCTCGAACCCCGTGGTGCTGACCGGCGACGCCCACATGCACCACCTGGCCGAGCTCAAGCCCGACTTCGACGACCCGGACTCGCCGGTCGTCGCCAGGGAACTGGTCACCTCGTCCATCGCCAGCGACGGCGACGGCTACCGCGACCGGGAATGGATCTCGGCCGCGCTGCGGGAGAACCCGCACTTCTCCTACATCGACCAGCGCCGCGGCTACCTCATGGCCCGGCTCACCGGGGACGAGCTGTCGGTCGACTTCCGTACGCTCGACCGCGTCTCCCGGCGGGGCGCCCCGGCCAGGACCTCGCACCGGCTCACCCTGCCGGCCGGTTCCCTGAACGCCCGCTGA